The following are from one region of the Nerophis ophidion isolate RoL-2023_Sa linkage group LG20, RoL_Noph_v1.0, whole genome shotgun sequence genome:
- the zfyve27 gene encoding protrudin isoform X2 encodes MIMHVTAASQDASHGVGERGGLVHTISKETLGSPDASELGSPRSTQNFDLLNMVVSYKRIALFLEPVMDAMELVRFVLGWKMPICSLLVCIFLNVFFCTINEVGWLSLCLVAVTAPAALGYLQDRCWGRASEAELRGKRFHTVHRRDLQMVHLSKQEAMLEVKDLLKHLDDLLSTACQSADKLFKVLYWDNHTTSLRFYGGTFTVVCLLYLAPVGWVLAGLNSTVFLWNRDFHKVLLDLKKMFHLGQASTSKAVCEEQGHSNIADRTPTPTSVEDMSPGSVEEAEEAEPDDEFKDAIEEDDDGPLGAPEFDTVSENGLLSRNEPIRSKVSKLTEKLRKRYPTTSAGNCSSCNAVFSVLKKRKNCSNCGNSFCSRCCSFKVLRSSMGATAPEAQRETVFVCAACNSSLIKLQ; translated from the exons ATGATAATGCACGTTACGGCGGCATCACAGGACGCCTCCCATGGAGTAGGGGAAAGGGGGGGGCTGGTCCACACAATATCCAAGGAGACTCTTGGGTCTCCAGATGCTTCCGAACTGGGAAGCCCAAGATCTACACAAAACTTTGACCTCCTTAACATGGTCGTGTCCTATAAGAGAATAGCACTTTTTTTAGAACCAGTGATGGATGCAATGGAGTTGGTTCGCTTTGTGCTCGG GTGGAAAATGCCCATCTGCTCGCTGCTTGTCTGTATATTCCTCAATGTCTTCTTCTGCACTATCAACGAAG TGGGCTGGTTGTCATTGTGTTTGGTGGCAGTGACGGCACCTGCTGCCCTGGGCTACCTGCAGGACAGGTGCTGGGGCAGAGCCTCAGAAGCTGAGCTGCGGGGGAAGCGCTTTCACACTGTGCACCGCCGAGACTTGCAGATGGTGCACCTCAGTAAACAGGAGGCCATGCTGGAAGTCAAAGACCT GTTGAAGCACCTGGATGACTTGCTTTCTACGGCCTGTCAATCAGCAGACAAACTATTCAAGGTCCTGTATTGGGACAATCACACCACATCATTAAg ATTCTATGGAGGAACATTTACGGTGGTGTGTCTTCTCTACCTTGCTCCTGTGGGCTGGGTGCTTGCTGGGTTGAACAGCACCGTCTTCCTGTGGAATAGAGACTTCCACAAAG TTTTGTTGGACCTGAAGAAGATGTTCCATTTAGGCCAGGCCTCCACCTCAAAAGCAGTGTGTGAAGAACAGGGGCACAGCAACATAGCGGACAGAACACCTACACCAACCAGTGTGGAG GACATGTCACCTGGCAGTGTAGAGGAGGCAGAAGAGGCTGAGCCTGATGATGAATTTAAAGATGCAATTGAG GAGGACGACGATGGTCCTCTAGGAGCTCCTGAATTTGACACAGTCTCTGAAAATGGTCTCCTAAGTCGTAACGAACCGATTCGCAGCAAAGTGTCCAAGTTGACAGAGAAACTGCGCAAGCGCTACCCCACCACTAGTGCAG GCAACTGTTCAAGCTGCAATGCTGTCTTCTCAGTGCTGAAGAAAAGG AAGAACTGCAGTAACTGCGGCAACAGCTTTTGTTCGCGATGCTGTTCTTTCAAGGTGCTGAGATCTTCCATGGGGGCCACAg
- the zfyve27 gene encoding protrudin isoform X1, with the protein MIMHVTAASQDASHGVGERGGLVHTISKETLGSPDASELGSPRSTQNFDLLNMVVSYKRIALFLEPVMDAMELVRFVLGWKMPICSLLVCIFLNVFFCTINEVGWLSLCLVAVTAPAALGYLQDRCWGRASEAELRGKRFHTVHRRDLQMVHLSKQEAMLEVKDLLKHLDDLLSTACQSADKLFKVLYWDNHTTSLRFYGGTFTVVCLLYLAPVGWVLAGLNSTVFLWNRDFHKVLLDLKKMFHLGQASTSKAVCEEQGHSNIADRTPTPTSVEDMSPGSVEEAEEAEPDDEFKDAIEESSIHLQEDDDGPLGAPEFDTVSENGLLSRNEPIRSKVSKLTEKLRKRYPTTSAGNCSSCNAVFSVLKKRKNCSNCGNSFCSRCCSFKVLRSSMGATAPEAQRETVFVCAACNSSLIKLQ; encoded by the exons ATGATAATGCACGTTACGGCGGCATCACAGGACGCCTCCCATGGAGTAGGGGAAAGGGGGGGGCTGGTCCACACAATATCCAAGGAGACTCTTGGGTCTCCAGATGCTTCCGAACTGGGAAGCCCAAGATCTACACAAAACTTTGACCTCCTTAACATGGTCGTGTCCTATAAGAGAATAGCACTTTTTTTAGAACCAGTGATGGATGCAATGGAGTTGGTTCGCTTTGTGCTCGG GTGGAAAATGCCCATCTGCTCGCTGCTTGTCTGTATATTCCTCAATGTCTTCTTCTGCACTATCAACGAAG TGGGCTGGTTGTCATTGTGTTTGGTGGCAGTGACGGCACCTGCTGCCCTGGGCTACCTGCAGGACAGGTGCTGGGGCAGAGCCTCAGAAGCTGAGCTGCGGGGGAAGCGCTTTCACACTGTGCACCGCCGAGACTTGCAGATGGTGCACCTCAGTAAACAGGAGGCCATGCTGGAAGTCAAAGACCT GTTGAAGCACCTGGATGACTTGCTTTCTACGGCCTGTCAATCAGCAGACAAACTATTCAAGGTCCTGTATTGGGACAATCACACCACATCATTAAg ATTCTATGGAGGAACATTTACGGTGGTGTGTCTTCTCTACCTTGCTCCTGTGGGCTGGGTGCTTGCTGGGTTGAACAGCACCGTCTTCCTGTGGAATAGAGACTTCCACAAAG TTTTGTTGGACCTGAAGAAGATGTTCCATTTAGGCCAGGCCTCCACCTCAAAAGCAGTGTGTGAAGAACAGGGGCACAGCAACATAGCGGACAGAACACCTACACCAACCAGTGTGGAG GACATGTCACCTGGCAGTGTAGAGGAGGCAGAAGAGGCTGAGCCTGATGATGAATTTAAAGATGCAATTGAG GAAAGTTCAATTCATTTGCAG GAGGACGACGATGGTCCTCTAGGAGCTCCTGAATTTGACACAGTCTCTGAAAATGGTCTCCTAAGTCGTAACGAACCGATTCGCAGCAAAGTGTCCAAGTTGACAGAGAAACTGCGCAAGCGCTACCCCACCACTAGTGCAG GCAACTGTTCAAGCTGCAATGCTGTCTTCTCAGTGCTGAAGAAAAGG AAGAACTGCAGTAACTGCGGCAACAGCTTTTGTTCGCGATGCTGTTCTTTCAAGGTGCTGAGATCTTCCATGGGGGCCACAg